GCGGCAGAGGTCAACCAGAATATCATAGTCTGCGGAAGTGGAGCACCTTTTTTTAGCAAACCGGATACCATAGGGATTAGACCACAGTCACAAACCGGAAGGAAAAAGCCTGCTATAGCCGCAAAAAAATAGGACTTATAATTATTTTTTGTAAAACGGCTGATTATAAAAGAAGCAGGAACCATAAGCTGGATGAATGAAGATACAAAAGCCCCAAGCAGGACAAAGGGTACCGCCTGCATCAGTATACTGATAAAGAAGACGGATACTGCCTGAACATATTCATAAATACTTTCCAGTCTTTTATAGGGCAAAAAGCAAAGTATGGACAAAATAACCAGAGTAATTATCATTCCGGGTGATATTTTCTGGTAGGTTTCAAAAGGCGTAAAATAATTCATTATTTTCTTTTCTTCGCTCCATTGAATCGGAAAATAAACCCCGGTATTTTTGTTAATATTATGAACTACCCTTTTTAGCTTTGCCTTTTCTTTTTGATCTAGATGCTCTATTCTGTTAAAAATCACAAAATTACTGTTTAGAATATGTGGTTGGATTAAAGTCGTCATATTCGACAAATAACTCTGAAAGGTAGTTCCATCACTGATAAATATAACATTTCTTATGTTATAATGACCTGGTTTTCTTTTACTAAAAAAATCGGTAATCTCCCAGGTACCATTATATTCTACAATAATATAATCAGGATTATATTCCCTTTCTAGAGTAGTAAACAACTCCTCGTTCAATTCTTCATAACTTTCTATAATATGTATCCTAGTATTGCTTTTCTCTAACAGTTCCATCTCATACTCTATCATTCCCTCTTCACAAAGGAGCAGTAAAGGATTTTCATATTCCTCTAAGGTATCACTTTGCAGCAATTCCTTAATAAAAGTTGTTTTTCCGGCTTCCAAAAATCCGGTTATTACATCAATATTTACGGCCATACATACTCCTTACCTGCTTAGCTCATAACACCGAACAGCTTTGTCAATTCATCCTCATTCATATTTTCACCAATTACACAGATTCGTCCTGTATAATCCGGTGCAATATCTCTAATGGTTATCTCGTCTGGTACATAATCAAACTGCACCCATTTTCTTTCCTCAACTTCCAGGATACCCTTGGCACGAAGTATGAAACCGGGCTGATTTTGCAGCTCTTGTAATATCTTATATAAATGTTTTTTATCAAATACATTTGCAGTTTCTACCCCCCATACCTTAAATATCTCGTCGGCATGATGACCGGAGGTTTT
The nucleotide sequence above comes from Anaerocolumna cellulosilytica. Encoded proteins:
- a CDS encoding permease, which codes for MAVNIDVITGFLEAGKTTFIKELLQSDTLEEYENPLLLLCEEGMIEYEMELLEKSNTRIHIIESYEELNEELFTTLEREYNPDYIIVEYNGTWEITDFFSKRKPGHYNIRNVIFISDGTTFQSYLSNMTTLIQPHILNSNFVIFNRIEHLDQKEKAKLKRVVHNINKNTGVYFPIQWSEEKKIMNYFTPFETYQKISPGMIITLVILSILCFLPYKRLESIYEYVQAVSVFFISILMQAVPFVLLGAFVSSFIQLMVPASFIISRFTKNNYKSYFFAAIAGFFLPVCDCGLIPMVSGLLKKGAPLPQTMIFWLTSAAVNPVVILSVLYAFPDKPYLVLIRIAAGIIIGLLVGFLLRFGNYTTKDAINTEGILSGISGNVLKIEGSSIKERLKGVFYGAKLEFFRVFKFVIYGAFLSALLQYSFGPFIKGLFGGNFALELVIMMVAAVFMSTCATSNAFIGRSFNTNFSQASVLAFVVLGPMIDFKNLIMLSEVLKMSFLLRLVLMICFNGLLLFSLIHFLV